The DNA window AACTGACTTCTGCATGGTGCTGAAGGTACGTAGGCACTCAAATTCATCTGGTGTTTTGATGCGAGCAGTAACCGCTGCGTGTTCATTCAGCATCCCCAGATCCAAAAGAAGTCCCAGTACATCAAGTACCTCTGTTGTGACGACATCAGAACCCTCCAGCAGTGGATCAACAGTATTCGAATTGCAAAGGTggaaacaaaatacagaaaGCTGGACTGTTCCCGAATGATTTTAAacctttggtttgtttgtttatcagtACGGGAAGCAGCTCTACATCAACTTCCAGGAAGCAATGAGACGGACCGAAGCAGCGTACGATTGGGCATCTCTGTCCTCGTCTTCGATAAAGTCAGGATCCAGTTCCTCCAGTCTTCCAGGTCAGTCCTTCGAGGAGTTACTCTTCATTCATCTTTATAAGATTAGAACAGTGTCGTCATCACTGTCTGTGTCTGCACCAGAGTCCCAGTCCAACCACTCCAGCCAGTCTGACAGCGGTGTGTCGGAGATGGCGTCATCGGGCCACACGCGCTCCCAGAGCGTCGTCAGCTCCATATTCTCTGACGCCTGGAGGAGAGGAACGCAAGGAGAGGTGTGAAAACTACCAGGACATGACGCCTCTTTCACTTTATCCGTgccacattttcacatccccaTGTTTCCTTTCTGCCAGCGCTCGAAGCTCAAGGGTCGTATGGCGGTACCTTTTtgtgcaggtggaggagggagtggaggtTAGACAGGAAGTTGTGTGATAGGGATTGGTAGTCTTGCATCTGAGTGAGTGACTGGGTATACTTCAGTGTGTGAGAAGCATGATAGAAAAATCCCACTCTGCGAGGAAAGCAACGGCACCAAacatggagacaaagttagcTGTTCATGTAACGTAATAACTCATGTATTAACGTTGTGCAGTGCTGAAGTCGACTAACCAGTTACACTGATAACAAACTAACTTGTCTCTACAGTAGGTGGGAAAAGCTGCGCTACTAAATACACCATGATGATTTATGACGGTTTACCACCTTTTGGTACAGGATTCCTCCCACACTGGTCGTAGTTGATAAGACTGACATACCACGTTCTTAGTGGTGAGGAAGGCTGTTTCCAGAGGCCTCCTGGGGTCTAATGGAGTCTGTTGTGATAAGCGTGTTCTCTCACTGCACCAGTTTGAGTTCTTGTGTTCATTTGATTCTTGTGTTTCCAATCAGGATGGATTCCAACTTACCCTTTCCCATCCTCTGTTCTTCTCCTCAGATGATGAGGATCGACCCTATCAGTAAGCCCATTCCTCTCCAGATCCCCACCCTCTCCTCGCAGCACCATCCCATCTCCCAACCACAGACCCCGCCCTGTCGGACCAGCTTCACCGAGGAGCTGCTTCCGTCGGAGGAGTCGTCGCCTTCGCCTCCGTCGCCACCGCCCCCGCCGCCCCCACCACCCGTGGAAACCGTGGCTCACCAGTCCGCGTCTATCCCCACCTCGTATGTCAAGTACAGCACACTGGCTCGTCTTCAGAACCCCAGTCAGACCAGGATGCCCCAGTCAGGAGCCACGTCGCCTGGGGAGCCAGTTCCGTCGGCCAAATCAAACTACAACACCCTCCCCGCTGCTTATAGCACCTCGCCTCCTCTCccgccctctcctcctcctcccccgcctCCCTCAGAACCGACGCCCGGGTCTGCTATGGCTGCATTAAAATTTGGTCTACCCAGTCCCTCAAATctcccacctccaccaccattAGATGAGATAGACTCCAGTCTCCCACCGCCACCACCTGAGAGCATGGTGACCAACGGGCTGCCCCCTCCCCCTGAGCCGGTCACCGACTCCACAAATCAGCTCTCCAACGCTGGCCTACAGCAGTTCCTGGCACAGAAGTTCCCCAACATGGTGTATGACTTTAACCCAGCTGTGTCCCCGCCGCCTCCTCCCCCCACAGAGATTTCACCTCCTTCGTCCTTGCAAATTCCACCACCATCTCAAAATGCACCTCCTCCTGCGCCGCCTAAAACCTTCACCGGGGGGTTTCCGCCTCAAACTGCTCCTAAACCATCAGGACCCACTTCCCTGCCTGTCGCACTCTCACCCGTGTCCCCGACGCCCCAAAACGGCATCCATGGTCCAGTGAAAAAGCAGCAGAGCTTTTCAACTGGCCATTCCCCAAATCAGCCGCCACCCACTCTACCAAAGCAGCACAGCCTATCCTCCAAAAACCTCTCCATCTCCccgtcagcctcctccacttcaGTCTCCATTGCTGCTGCTACCTCTTCCCTGGTCAAGCAGATTGTAAACCAGTTCCCTGGAAACGCTGCTGCCTCCACCATCCCATCCTCCAACTCCATGGAGGGATCCAAGTTCACCGCTCCCCCGTCTGTCCCTGCAGTCAAAGCCAAACCTAAATGGCAGCCAGGAGGCATCGTGGCTCCACAGTCTCCCGagtttcctccccctcctcccgaTAATTCGGTAGGCGACtttccccctcctccctcatccAAGTCAGGATCCCCCATTAAGAAATCCCCTTCATCCTCGTCCACCGGCTCCATCAAGCGAGGACCTCCACCAGCCCCTCAGAGAGCCTCCTCAATTCGCTCCAACTCATCGGCTGAGGGTCAAGACGAGAGGCCGAAGAAAGTCGAAAGCCTTGTCAGTAAATTTGGACAAGGTCCCCACACAGGAAACTCATCCAGCTCCTCATCCGCCACAGGATCTCCTTCAAAGGACTCCTCCAATCTTCCGACGCCGCTTCCAAAACCAGGAAAGCTCAACTTGGCAAACCTCCCGCTGGCACTCCAGGGCCTTCAAACCAGCCAGCATCACCAACCTTCAGAGTTCACATCACCCCCTCCGCCACCTCCCCCATCGCAGCCTCTTCAGATTGAATCGTCCCCCGACTACTTCCCGCCGCCCCCAAGTGACTTTGAACtcttcccccctcctcctcatccatcgGAGTTTCACAACCCACCGAAGGTAGCTGTGGTGAACCCCCAGCCTCAAAAGCAACCCCCCCAGCCGTCAGCCACCTCATGGAAACAGGGATCGTTGAAGAAGGGGGCTGTTCCGCCACCGACCTTGAATCGGCGGACCAGCAACACGCCTCAGTTTGATAATACGATTCCCATCTCACCACCTCCGCTGTCTCAGACACCCCCTCCGTCCTTATCTTCCtactcctcctcttcatcccccATCCCTCCGACATCCCCCAAATCAGCTGGGCCTGGCAACCTGGCACTTAAGACTCACTTCCTAGAAGACCTCAATCGTACCCTCAAGAGGAAGTCCATTTCTCGCCATGGCTCACTCACTTCCTCCAACCTCTTTGGCTCCAAGATGGAGCCCATGACCACCATGGATGACATGGCGCTTCTGCCCCCGCCTCCCCCCGAGCTcatgcagcaacagcagcagcagcagtccatGCGTGGTCATTCCCAGACTTTGTCTCGccaccacacacactcccactccACCAAACATGCCAACATCTCAGGCTATGCAACGCTGCGGAGAGGCCCACCTCCCGCTCCACCAAAACGGGACCAAAGCACGAAACTGACCAGTGAGTGGTAGTGGACATGGACCCAGTGTGAACACCTAAGTACTTATTCTCATCAGTTAACTCTCAATGTTCCTGCAGAGAGAAAATATTCAATGTTAGTCTCGACTTGTGTGTCTCTCCCCTCATACTGCAGAAGCAGTCAGGCTGAATGGTTTCCTCAGACATTTAATGCCATTATGACCGCAATCCAGGACACttctctgctgtgtttgcttATTTCAACCACTTGTTTGAGGTCCTCATTAGTCCAAGAAGCTGGTGTTGCTGTCTTCTCTTGGCTGCAAAcattcactgtgactgaaaacagGAGATTGGAAAGCTTGTCCATAGAGTTGCTGTACCTTTTCTGTCAGGCTTTTGCTACTTAAAGTCCCCAACTTTCTCTCTTTCACTTCCAGTTTGAAGTACTGCCTCTGTTTATCAGTTGTAAAACGCTCCGTACTGTTCAACGGTTCAACACTCGCTGTATGTCCAGGCTTAGGTCAGGCGATAGATTAGGACTATTTACCGGAGTATTCTGATTGAAGTACCTCTATGTTTTCCTCTATAAACAGAACTGACATCATCTATTCAATACCACAGAAACCCCCAATGACTGGTTCCTTCTTTTGTAACATGCTGTTTACAAACTACCAACCCTTGTGGCAATATATTGTTGAAAGATAGAAGGCTTTATGTTTCCAAGGAAAACTTGGTTGCACTGCTGAtacactcatttctgatctcgtccttcctagtcactcccaatgaaagcCTCAGTATCTTCCGTGTCTGTCTTGAACCGTGCATCATGGCTGGTCCAGCTCCTCTCCTGTCCATCTGTTCCACCTGCTCCACTCCTGTTGTATCCAGCATGTCTAACAGAAATGTCTCTCCGGCCCCGACAAGTGGTTGAAAACTCAACGGTAGAAAGCCAGTTACAGCCTGACTGCATCTCTTAACCATCCTCACACGGACTGAGTCTCCTCCTCTCTGATAATGATTGTtcctattattatcattattagtaTCATTACCAGTATATTAAGCCAATGctgattgaaaacaaaaaaaaaatcaagtataCATTCATATACATGACAATCTATATgaatgtatatgtgtgtgtgtgtgtatacaagCAAGTCAGTAACGCCACCTATCAAGCTTTTTATGTGAGACGTCTTTGCAGCTTTGCATCGGAAACTTTGAACGACgactgaaactttttttttgctgcaacgGTACGGAGTGGTGACTGTCGCGTTACTGATGAAGGGACGGCGGGAATAAACGGAAGGAGACTGATGGAATGACGACGGATATGTAAAGAAATCTATGTTGCGGACTGAGGGGTTTTTGGGGCGCAAGGCAGTTTatttcaaaccttttttttgtgtgtgtgtttttatataaGATTATTTAATACTGGAAAGATaatgttattataattattttaagtttaaaataaacattagaCCCGAGTGTTGAACAGCTCATCTGCTTCTCCCAAAGACCCGTTTGTGTCTGACggagatgatttattttttaactttgcACTTCATTTCTGATTTTATAGCTCTCTGGTCTTGTTTCACTTCGACTGCTCTGTACAGTATGAGATGGCTCCTTTTAATAGATGACATTCTAGAACACAGACTCTGCCGTCATCAGTTAGTATTTTGTACATGTCATCAACATTTGGCTCAAGTTTTGGCTGCATTAAACAAATCCTGAGGAACACTCCAGCTCTCGCAACACTTCCCTCTGCTGACGCGGTTATGACGTTGATACAGTCGTGCTTGACAATGCTGTGAGGCTTTTACGGTCAAACACAACGCTGATGCAATGATCCATTCTTCACTTGAAGCAACAGGTTAGAAGCTCATATCACAGTAACAAGAACACACTGGCCGTGTGTTTTATTCAGAGTGGTTATTCGGGTATTTTTGTATATTACACTATAATATAGTGTAATATACGATAATATtcagtataatatatatatatatatatatatatatatatatgtgtgtgtgtgtgtgtgtatagatagatagatattgcTTGGCAGCTCCCTCTGGTGGGTTGTTTCATTTATTGCATTGTTTTGGTTTAACAAAAGACAACCCGACCATTGCAAGTAACCCGAGTTTGAACAAGACGTCGAGAAGTGCATGATCAACCGTGACTCGATTCTGCCCTCACGCGGCAGAATCACACACAACACCGTTAAAATCACCATGTAGTCAACGTAAATGGCGAAATTGCGTCTTATTTCGGcataatttgttttcatttgctctGGAACAAATTGGTGAATTTGAATCGAAATTCTATATATAATCTGCCGTCGAGCAAAGGTTTATTATATTTCCTTTCATTTGAATTAGTTCCGAGATTCCAAGCAATTTTCCTGAATTCGTACAAGAAAATACTTGATACTCCAACAGCCAGCAGGTAAGTTATACAGGAGCCTCCTTTTTTTTCGGTATTAATTTGTATCTGATTAACTTTTGCTCTCATAATCCAACAGTTgcatgtaaaaatgtttatttcaaaacacagaaaactcatggaaacaggaaacattttaaaataacttgCAGTCTTTCAGATCAACTTTTACGTTTCGTCAATTTACAAGGAAGCTTGGattaaaacaacataaaaaacgTCTATATCCACCACCAGATTATAAATTACCACAACATTtctataaaacaaaacagtcatttgGAATGTAATTTACTACGTACATGCAAACTACAAAGTGaagtcttcattttcactggagATGAAACGTTTaggaaaaaaagtggaaatgCTTCAGATGACTACGCTGTTGCCGCTACGGGAGCTTCTATCCTAGAGGAGAGAAGTGACAGAGAGGCTTTGGTGAATACAGGTGCCGCACCAACCCAGCGGATGCAAACATTTGAGCACTAACACTACACAACATGatgagagaggaaaaacagaaaCTGGGAGGTCGGAAAAAACAAGGGAACGTTTCGCAAAATGATAACATGCATAGAAATACCTCACAGCAAGAGCAGAGTGAGCGGCACaggaagagatgaagaggatCGATTATGAGAGGAATTGGTTTGAATTGGATTCCTCTTCATCCCTTCTTGCCTCCCTTCAAAGCACCACAAAGGCAGAGTGTGGGTGTGTCAGTACTTGTGTGTGGACCTTACAGAAGAATGATCATAGTATCTCCGGCCGCCACCGTGTCCAGGTGCGATCTCAATGGAGGAGTAACTGGGAGGCTTCTCCGGCCAATCCTTGCCTTtcccgcctctcctcctcctcctgtcgtCCTCGTCTGAGCTCCAGGAGCCTTGGCGGGGCTGTGGCGAGTAGCTCCTCTGCCTGCGCGTGGTTCTACTCTGCAGCTCATCTAGAAGATTATCCCGGCTGCGGGTGCGCGGCCTGGATCCCCCTCTACTCCGTCCTGCTGAATCTCCTCTGGTAGTCCTCTGATCCCGGTTTGCTGGCCTCCCTCGCCTGTTCTCCCAGTCGGACTCGTCGCTGTACTCGCGTAAGATCCCTCTCCTGGGAGGAGAAGTGTCCCGGTAGCTCCGCTCGTCTCTCTGGAAACCTCTGGACGGGGGGTTTGTGCTCCCGCTGGACTGACTGGAGTATCTGGTGCCGCCTCTGCTTCTGTCGCCTGCCGCTCCCCTGCGCGAGAAGCTGGGAACTCGCTGGATAATGGGCGGCAGAGTGATGACCCTTCTCTCTGTGCCTCGCACCCCCATCTCATCTAGAGCGGACAGCATGCTTGGAGGGCCCGGGGTGAAGGGGACTGCTGGAGGAGCCGGCTGCGGATGCGGTTGCATCGGGTGTGTATTTTGAGGTGGCGGCACCGGCAAGGGAGGCGCAGCTACGTCCAGACCCCTGACCTGGTTCTCCAGGAGGTCCAGGAATTGGTTGTTGGCCTGAACGCTACCTGAAGTGCTGCCGTTCACGTGATGCCGAAGAGGaaggggctgctgctgctgcagaggagcCATCTGCATGGGGGGCATGGCAAAGTTCGGCTTGGTTGGGTAGTCCGAGTACGAACCTGAAATTTTCCAGAGAAGAGGCGAGGACATGATTCACTAGTTTACACTTGCTACTGTTTACTACGGGACTCGCCGAAGAATAAACACGACTGTCATCActggccatatgtggccctcgAGCCGTGTGTTTGACAAGCCTAGTATTCACCTCACCTGAGTAGAGGATTGGGACCCCCTGAGAGGAAGCGTTGGAGGCGATGGGGGCGTAAATGGGTTGGCCGCTCATCCACGGAGCCATGGCCTTCTGAGCCTCTCGCATCATCCGGTGCTGCATTACAGCTGAAACAGACAAACTCTGGCAGTTGAATATagatgaacacaaatgaaaaggtAGTGAGGCAAGAAACCGTCACTGTgcctgctcctccagctctgtggcCCATGGCTTTAAGCAAGACCATAAGGGAAAGTCTTTTATCTCAGTGATTCCATCATATTTGTCTTTAACGTCAAATTTCCCACCTGTCCTCATGTTTAGctgcagctggtcatgtgacatgaagtaatagaaatgaagaaatgaaacttTTTCGAATGTTTCTAAATCCAAAGTTCACATACAGgtaattgtgttttctgtttcacactTTACTTACTTGCACTTAGTAGTATTAGTTTTGCACTCATTAAGTTATtaattattagttattattattacgcaAGTTATTGGAACTGGAAGCCAAGCAACAACGTTTCGTTGCCAAGGTcactctgctgtgttttctgcaatgacaataaagtaaCTCTAAGCCAAAGGAACCGTTctgaagaaggaaggaaataaACGTGACAACTTCCACTTAATGAAGTGTTTGATTTGAGAGGTCAAATATTGACCTTTGTCAGGCTCTAACTGGAGGAGTTGACTCTCACTTTAAATTTCCGAGGTTTTAACAACGTAGTTGAATCTACGAAACATTCCGTCAATTGTGTTCTAGTttcctccactgtcttctggctTTCTCTATCCAACAACGTTCAGTACCTGAAAGAGCATTTTAAAAAGTACAAGGTAGGTGGTTTCATGAACTTCAGTTCAGAAAACATCTTCAGGcttaaagtaaaataataatcgCCAGCCGCCGGGTGTTTGTCGGTGCGGACTCATTTGCACTTGTGATTCATCGTAGCTAATTCGGAGCGGCATGTGTGACTCAGGCAGGGAGAGGGCGGAGCTCGAGTGCACCTTTCTCAGGACAGCAGCAGGTTTTCGGGCAGCAGGGGCAGCGGACGTAGCAGCAGCACTTGTGAGGGCAGCACTGGCAGCAGCAGATGCACAGCAgcatgatgaggaggagggcgCCCAGGATGATCAGCAGCACCGTCAGCCAGTCTGgacatcaaacatcaaaatcaccAACCGGCAGAAGGGAACTGCACTTGACCTGATGCAGGAGAAACGCACGGTAGACAATGAGTTTGATTTCACGGTCCGAGTCGCCGGTTGTGTCGCCGTCGGCGTCGACGGTGCAGAAATACACCCCGTTGTCCCACCACATGACCTCGGTGATGACCAGGTCGGCCTCTGAAGATGGAAGAGCAAACACAAAAGGTTTCACTGGGCGTCACTGTAGTTCCCATAGTTATCGTCAATGTGAATCATGGAGATGCACTGACTGTTCCGAATGGTGATCTTTCGCTCCCTGTAGTCCACGCCAAGTATGGGCTCATTGATGCCAGTCTTCTGGATCACAGTACGGATGGTGCGCTGGCGGTCCGGGCAGTCGTTGGAGGGGTCCTGACCCAGCTGCAGAGCCGCCTGGTACGCTTCAGGAACAACCACGTACTTAAGACCACCACTGCTGACTAGATGGGGacatctgatcatgtgactctctCACCTGTGGAGTAGTACTCCAGCACGGGGTCTTTACAGAAAGACTTGAACTTCCAAGTGACCCGGACATTTTGCA is part of the Synchiropus splendidus isolate RoL2022-P1 chromosome 10, RoL_Sspl_1.0, whole genome shotgun sequence genome and encodes:
- the raph1a gene encoding ras-associated and pleckstrin homology domains-containing protein 1a; this encodes MDQLSDEEVEVREGEEDEEEDSDKEDQDLDKMFGAWLGELDKLTQSLDDGRPEPPPQQKAPLRQETNMANFSYRFSIYNINEALNQGENVDLDALMADLCSIEQELTTVNAKPHGASSMARLGLTDTKIRQKPPAGRSSRQQPAGGSGGGSSGASSSSSSTRASPAGTIRAAPGHHGRPPLASNFSLDDITAQLEKASLSMDEAARQTSSHSLSSASSSASVRRPGSSQRQHRRTGSVGTVSEHEVRTIVHSSRSSITSASGISVNSASSMDSLDSVLRSEESENHQTVAAPPAGGAGPGHAEHSYLDKETSLILRNIAGKPSHLLTKEEQAAKMKADNIRVALEKIKEAQVKKLVIRVHLSDESSKTMMVDERQTVRQVLDSLLEKSHCGYSPDWSLVETISELQMERIFEDHENLVENLLNWTRDSQNRLMFTERIEKYALFKNPQNYLLGRKETCEMAERNKEALLEECFGGSSVSVPEMEGVLWLKEDGKKSWKKRYFLLRASGIYYVPKGKAKASRDLVCFLQLDHVNVYLGQDYKSKYKAPTDFCMVLKHPQIQKKSQYIKYLCCDDIRTLQQWINSIRIAKYGKQLYINFQEAMRRTEAAYDWASLSSSSIKSGSSSSSLPESQSNHSSQSDSGVSEMASSGHTRSQSVVSSIFSDAWRRGTQGEMMRIDPISKPIPLQIPTLSSQHHPISQPQTPPCRTSFTEELLPSEESSPSPPSPPPPPPPPPVETVAHQSASIPTSYVKYSTLARLQNPSQTRMPQSGATSPGEPVPSAKSNYNTLPAAYSTSPPLPPSPPPPPPPSEPTPGSAMAALKFGLPSPSNLPPPPPLDEIDSSLPPPPPESMVTNGLPPPPEPVTDSTNQLSNAGLQQFLAQKFPNMVYDFNPAVSPPPPPPTEISPPSSLQIPPPSQNAPPPAPPKTFTGGFPPQTAPKPSGPTSLPVALSPVSPTPQNGIHGPVKKQQSFSTGHSPNQPPPTLPKQHSLSSKNLSISPSASSTSVSIAAATSSLVKQIVNQFPGNAAASTIPSSNSMEGSKFTAPPSVPAVKAKPKWQPGGIVAPQSPEFPPPPPDNSVGDFPPPPSSKSGSPIKKSPSSSSTGSIKRGPPPAPQRASSIRSNSSAEGQDERPKKVESLVSKFGQGPHTGNSSSSSSATGSPSKDSSNLPTPLPKPGKLNLANLPLALQGLQTSQHHQPSEFTSPPPPPPPSQPLQIESSPDYFPPPPSDFELFPPPPHPSEFHNPPKVAVVNPQPQKQPPQPSATSWKQGSLKKGAVPPPTLNRRTSNTPQFDNTIPISPPPLSQTPPPSLSSYSSSSSPIPPTSPKSAGPGNLALKTHFLEDLNRTLKRKSISRHGSLTSSNLFGSKMEPMTTMDDMALLPPPPPELMQQQQQQQSMRGHSQTLSRHHTHSHSTKHANISGYATLRRGPPPAPPKRDQSTKLTSEW
- the ildr1b gene encoding immunoglobulin-like domain-containing receptor 1b; the protein is MMGNLILMVLLLANLPTELLSIQVIVPETERSTTLFASVILRCDYTTSANLQNVRVTWKFKSFCKDPVLEYYSTAYQAALQLGQDPSNDCPDRQRTIRTVIQKTGINEPILGVDYRERKITIRNKADLVITEVMWWDNGVYFCTVDADGDTTGDSDREIKLIVYHWLTVLLIILGALLLIMLLCICCCQCCPHKCCCYVRCPCCPKTCCCPEKAVMQHRMMREAQKAMAPWMSGQPIYAPIASNASSQGVPILYSGSYSDYPTKPNFAMPPMQMAPLQQQQPLPLRHHVNGSTSGSVQANNQFLDLLENQVRGLDVAAPPLPVPPPQNTHPMQPHPQPAPPAVPFTPGPPSMLSALDEMGVRGTERRVITLPPIIQRVPSFSRRGAAGDRSRGGTRYSSQSSGSTNPPSRGFQRDERSYRDTSPPRRGILREYSDESDWENRRGRPANRDQRTTRGDSAGRSRGGSRPRTRSRDNLLDELQSRTTRRQRSYSPQPRQGSWSSDEDDRRRRRGGKGKDWPEKPPSYSSIEIAPGHGGGRRYYDHSSDRSSRSGNSVVI